CCATTGTGTGCCTTTGATTCTTCCTGAAGCTTCCATTCAGTCAGCCTCGTAAAAAGCGACATTAAGGATACAGTGAGGCGTTTCATTTGGTGTATTGATGTGACCCATAACTTTCGCTGTAATGCATGGAGCAGGTCAGAATAGGCAAGGAAAAGAGTACTTGTGGGGAGGGTAGCAAAGGCAAGCGAGAAACTGGCAGCAGCCGCCAAGTTGTTCATTAAATGCCTGCAAGTTTGCCATTGCAGCATTGCTTTTAAACATTCTTGCAGCTGTATGTTTATTGTAGACTAGCACACAGCGGCTGCTATATAACAAATTGTCTAGCTCTGATAGGGGATCCTTAAGGAGCAAAAGGACCATTTGAAGACAAAATTTTTGCATTAGAAATCCTTATCTTCAAAGCAGCACTTCAGGATGTGTTTTTTGTTCTCCAAATCATGACCTCTGTGTACCCTGGCTTTGGTTATTTATTTCTGTTTCAAAAGACCTagccttttttttaaatgttaattCTTATTTCTGTGTGCAGGTGGACATAGGCGGAGGTGTCCTCGTTGAAGAAGGGATAATAAACCAACTCACCACGTCCTGCCATGGTGGGCCAGGAAAATTTGCTAGGACCCTTCTGCGTCATGTTTTTGAGGAAAGTGAGATGAAGGGGCGCTCGTTGTTTGGGGCAAAAGGCAGCCATGGCCAGAAGGAGGGCCTTGATCCGGTGCGCCTGAACGCTGTACTAAGCGAGCACCTTTACTTATCTGATAACACCGTTAGAATAACACAAAAGCCTTGGCCTGTCAGTGGTGAACTTCACAAAAGATGCAGAAAAGCATACAATTTCTTTTTGAAATGCAGAATGCCTCAAGTTGTGTCACTTTCATCCTAAAATAACTATATGATGCAATGTTTCTGTTAAGGGGGCATTATTTGAGGGGCGAACAAAACATCCAGTTAGGTGAAATAATTTTGTAGCTACGCCTTGCAAATTCACCATTAATAATTATAAATTGCAATCTGTGCCTTGAATTAATTTTTTGTTAGTGAGTCAAATATGAATGCAGATAATTTTTTATGGAAGTAATGCTTGCCTCAGCAATCCAGCACAAGCATAAGAAATGATATCTGTCACAGTCTATATTGAAAAAGGTTGCATAgtgtaaaaaaataaacaagttatAGTGAAATCAATTTTACCGCGTCATAAAAAAGCATGCGAAAAGGGAGGGCACCACAGTCAATGGGCCGAAATTGCACTACTCAAGTACACCATGCATGAATGAAAAGGACTTTTAATGCAGCGCACTGATACTAGAAATTTACTAAGCAGTGACTCCGGCATTGGCTTTAATATTTACGCCAGAGGTTGACCTCAGTTTCATTGCCCGTAGCAAGAAACAGTCCTTTCAGTATAATAAGCAATATGGAAAAATATGAAATTGTCGCCCTGCCTACTTTTTGGTTGCGACGCACTAGCTCAAAAGTGGTGTTCATAAGTGGTAGATCGGGAGCCCTGCAGGAGTGGAGTGCTGCGTACTGGGCGATCATTATAGGTAGGAATCTATATAGATGGGTAAAAATTTTTATACTGCCATATCTGCCATTGCATACAGTGCTCTACAATTTCTTCATTGGAAGTTTTCGCAAGACAGACTTGCGGGGTTCATTATTAAATATGCTAAATTATACTAGCCAATTTCGCAACCATCAAAAAATTCGAAAATTTTAATTTGCTCTATAGAGTGCCCATAAAACGACCATTCGTTTGCGTGTACTTAAATGCATTTAACTATTTTTGAGCCTTGGCTAAATTAGCGAGAACACATTTTATAATCGCTGAAATGGAGCTCTTCCTAGCTGAGGGGTTACTTGGGATCGCACTGTCATTTAAAAGTAGGTACGATAGAAAACAAGGACATATTTTGAAGTGTTGCCACTAAGTATGTTTCCACAGTGTGATTTTTTTTGTAACCACTTCCCATCTAAAAAACACCCATATAACTTCTCACTTTTTTATATTTCCATGCAACTAGAAAGTACCGTCGAGTTAATGCAAAAATTTGTGTTATTAACTTTTAAAGCTAACATAAACGAATTGTGACCACTATTTGCTGGTTCTGGAGTTGAGCAGAAACTCGGCCAATTTTGTTACACCAGAACAAGAAGCTGTGGTTCGATGCCTGGTGAAGTTGTGCCTCTTAATGTCTTGTTTTTGTCCGTGGTGGGAATGTTAGCGAAGACGTTAACTTTAACGAGAGATGTTCATTTTCTTCATAGAGGTTCATTGTCAGGTTAAGGTATTATGTTTCTTTACGATGTTCACAGAAGATTGTAGTGTTGATTGCAGCTGGTTTAGCAAAACTAGCTACTGTTTCAGCCTACATTAGAACCGCATGAATAGACGAGCTTTCTATACATATTTTCTATCGAGAAAGAATTTTAGCAGTATGAAAAAATTCAAGGAAAAGCAAGGAAACATAAGGAAAAAGCACACTAGCACAGCATTTGAAGAGTATTGTTAGAAAAAATAGGTGCCCAGTGCTCATGGATATACAGTTTATGAAACGGGCTAGTTGGCTGAAAAGCCGCGCAGCAAGACACAAGTCTCTGGGTATTTTATTTCTTGTCTTGGCTTTTGTTGTAGTGCTTTGAATGTGAAGCTAGAGGTTATGGCACGTTCTGCTATGctatttaagatgtagtaatgCCTTGCATTTAATGCCTTGCAGACAATTACACAACGCTGAGCTAATGCAgttttcctttgaggtaaaattAGCGTCTCGCTACAAAAAGAAAATTAGATGAAGCTGCCATTGTCATGGAGCAGCTACATTGAATGTGCCAAACCCTTTATAAGATGTGTAACTTTAGTTGCATACAGGATTcgtacagcacacacacacagtgtaaTAAGTTGGAAGGCTGTTTAATTATGCCACATGGAACATACATCAGCTTTAGGGACGAGCACATTTAGAAATTGGTTGGTGCACATGATCTGTTTTGATGGCCATTATGGCACACAGGAAATTGCGGATACTAACATACCAAAGGCAATCATTTGCACTTAGGCCAGTCCTTTGACGATTTAACCAGCAGAGAACAGGCACTGGTCAAATCAACTTCCTGTGCTTCCTAAATTTGTCAAAGGATATCTGCTTATATTTGTCTGCCCAAAGTTAGTTGGTAGCACAAAAGCCCAATGGTTGCCATAAAGACCCACCATGTGGAGCCTACCGAGTAATATTTTCGTATTCTTAGCAGTTAATAACGCATCAACTGGGTAATGAATGGTGTGCTTGCCAGCTGAAAATCTGAGAAATGGGTAGTGGGTGCGGTAGAATCTGCATTATCTCATTTTGTGTTCGCATTCCCTTCTCGCAGGTTATACATGCAGCAAACATCCGGGGGTCGACCTATCCTATGTTAAAAACAGCTTGGCATCATTCCTGGCCAGAGATATCAATGGGTGATACTGGATCAGGCAGCTCACATTCGATGGCACTCTCCATCAAGTTTGATTTTTTTGGTTGTTTTAGTGTGACAGCTGCTGTATAGACTGTTGTTCGAcaaaattttttttcctgctgtAATTCGCAGAAAAGTATTTCGTCATGAACAGAACTATATTATGGAATAAATTTCAAGTTGAATGAGCgttcgtgtgtattcttatcttaattcagcgttcgcatctctgtttgagctgcggtttgtcaagtctgtacatacaccaaattgccaaagtgctcgtaaaattgtgacacataaggttttttgcattgtttattcTTGCAAAAAGGCTGTAGGTTTCCATCTTCTGTTTTTTAACATTGATGTACATTTTTGTAGTTCAAGTTCAAGCacttaggtagccaataagagtgataactttaTTTGTTCGTAAAATTTAGCAATTttatccatcatcatcatcacccactaagttctactttttCAGTTCTCATGACACTTTCTGCTGTGCTGTAAAGGGacaggaagctttttttatgATGTATGTGCAGGTAGTGTTGTATATCTTCCCGGAAAAATTGAtgcgagtttaactaggcatgtgtatGCTTTTGTTAGATTTTCAGCATGTGTGCTGTAGctctgctcccttacacttaatagcgCTGTAGGCACTAGCCTATGTCTTAaaggtttcatacagttgtgtCTTATAcactgtaataatgtgtcatgtgcacgctataATGCATATTAGGGCACGTGAAATATGTCAGCCGCTCCTTTGCTTCCattcggattagggaaagttaatgtgaagaggcaccggggcatgcaagtgcaaatagcaaagcaattcCAAAATTAGGTGCACCAAACTGCCactagcccaacaaaatatcaatgatatttcaatgGCAATTTTCGAATTAccaatgccatctcaacaggtGCACAATGTACTTtccaatgctgtgtcaataatcactcaacaacTGGTCAACAGAACtatcacaacagcatttcaagactgcatcaatagtaacccaacagaaattcaacaaaaattacacaatgatatgtctaagcacaatgtatcttcaatactaactcaacaaccattcaacattgacttgcgtaattgtgtttcaataaaatttcagtggccaatattcaagagccctcaacactttcgtcaatgatatcccaacaaactcccaacAAATGCTCAATACGAGATTCAACATTGCCCAATGGTATTTCAACGCATTCTCaataaaaatttttgtaagggataagagtagatttaatcaaagatggaggagatatcatgcttgaaaagcttgcggccctttatacgcaatgcctcacaacttcaagtgtaccagagagctggaagaacgccaacattatacttatccataagaagggagacattaaagaattgaagaattacagaaccattagcttgctttcagtattgtataaaatattcaccaagataatttccaatagaatcaggacaacacttgaccttcagtcaaccaagagaacaggctggcttcaggaaaggatattctacgatggaccatatccatgccatcaatcaggtaatcgagaaatctgcagagtacaatcaacctctctatatggctttcatagattatgaaaaggcattcgattcagtagagataccagcagtcatagaggcattgcgtaatcaaggagtggaggaggcatacgtgaatatcgtagcaaatatctacaaggattccacagctaccttggttctccataagaaaagtagaaagatacctatcacgaaaggagtcaggcaaggagacacaatttccccaatgctattcactgcatgcttagaagaagtattcaagctcttagactgggaaggattaggagtgaggatcgacggcgaatatctcagcaaccttcggtttgcagatgacattgtcctattgagcaacaatggagaggaattacaacaaatgattgaggaccttcatcgagaaagtgcaagaattgggttgaagatgaatatgcagaagacaaagataatgttcaatagcctggcaagggaacaagaattcaggatcgccagtcagcctctagagtctgtaaaggaatatgtttatctaggtcaactactcacaggggaccctgatcatg
The DNA window shown above is from Dermacentor silvarum isolate Dsil-2018 chromosome 1, BIME_Dsil_1.4, whole genome shotgun sequence and carries:
- the LOC119454001 gene encoding uncharacterized protein LOC119454001; amino-acid sequence: MVKRLKQLTKQKENDEIVPCKKVDIGGGVLVEEGIINQLTTSCHGGPGKFARTLLRHVFEESEMKGRSLFGAKGSHGQKEGLDPVIHAANIRGSTYPMLKTAWHHSWPEISMGDTGSGSSHSMALSIKFDFFGCFSVTAAV